The following are from one region of the Hyphomicrobiales bacterium genome:
- the ccoP gene encoding cytochrome-c oxidase, cbb3-type subunit III: MAEPERDQVSGTETTGHEWDGIKELNTPLPRWWLWTFYATIVWALIYTILYPAWPLVSSATSGVLGYSSRAEVAANIAAAKAAQSQYLDQIAVLPLEDIRADQSLFEFALAGGRSAFAVNCSPCHGSGAQGGRGFPNLNDDDWLWGGSLDGIDMSIRHGIRYAADEDARISEMPAFGRDGLLEPAQIADVVQFVLSLSGKDHEADSTIRGVQIFTDNCADCHGATGDGDRNQGAPALNDAIWLYGDSAEAIAAQVTNPNHGVMPAWARRLDDTVIKQLALYVHSLGGGE, translated from the coding sequence ATGGCGGAGCCCGAACGCGACCAAGTGAGCGGAACCGAAACCACGGGCCATGAGTGGGACGGCATCAAGGAGCTCAATACGCCGCTGCCGAGATGGTGGCTGTGGACCTTCTATGCGACCATCGTTTGGGCGCTGATCTACACCATTCTCTATCCGGCATGGCCGCTGGTAAGCTCCGCGACCAGCGGCGTTCTCGGCTATTCGAGCCGCGCTGAAGTGGCCGCGAACATCGCCGCCGCCAAGGCGGCGCAAAGCCAGTATCTGGATCAGATCGCAGTCCTTCCCCTCGAAGACATCCGCGCCGACCAGTCGCTGTTCGAATTTGCGCTGGCCGGCGGCAGGTCGGCCTTCGCGGTCAACTGTTCGCCTTGCCACGGCTCCGGCGCGCAAGGGGGGCGGGGATTTCCCAATCTCAACGATGACGACTGGCTGTGGGGCGGCTCGCTCGATGGCATCGACATGAGCATCCGCCACGGCATCCGCTACGCCGCCGACGAGGATGCGCGGATTTCGGAGATGCCCGCCTTCGGCCGCGATGGGCTGCTGGAGCCGGCGCAGATCGCCGACGTGGTGCAATTCGTGCTGTCGCTTTCCGGCAAGGACCATGAGGCGGACTCCACGATCCGCGGGGTGCAGATCTTTACCGACAATTGCGCGGACTGCCATGGCGCCACCGGAGACGGCGACCGGAACCAGGGAGCACCGGCGCTAAACGATGCGATCTGGCTTTACGGTGACAGCGCCGAGGCAATTGCCGCACAAGTGACCAACCCGAACCACGGCGTCATGCCGGCCTGGGCCAGGCGGCTCGACGATACAGTCATCAAGCAGCTGGCGCTTTACGTGCATTCGTTGGGCGGCGGTGAATAG